The sequence GAAGCGAACCGACGCTACGCGGCCGAGCGCGACGCGTTGATTCCGGACGGGGTGACACTTCGACCGACGGGCGGGGTTGCGGGTGGTTCGGGAGGTGTGAAGTGCCTCCACGCCCACTACGCGGATCATCGCGCAGGCAACGCCAACCCGGTGGGGGAGCTGGTCGCGCCGTGGGTCGAGCCGCTCGACTGCGCCGTGCCGTGCGTGGCCGGCGATCCTGCAGAGATCAACCCCGCCTGGTCTGAGCCGCGCTGAACCTTTCGTTCTTGTGACGATCGGGTCGGATTATTCCGGTGATGCGTCACGAGCACGGGAGGATGCGGCCCGCAACCGCGCCCACGTGACAGTGAGGTCCTCGGGGAGGACCCTGGTGTCTCCGACGGTGGTCATGAAGTTCGCATCTCCCGACCAGCGGGGCACGAGGTGGAGATGGAAGTGGCCCGGCACGCCCGCTCCGGCCACCCGGCCGAGGTTGGCGCCGAGGTTGTAGCCGTCAGGGTGCATGGCCGTGTCGATGGCGTCCATGGCGTTGCCGAGGAGCCGCCAGAGGTCCGCCTGTTCGTCGGCATTCAACTCGGCGGGTCCTTCGATGTGCCGGTACGGGGCCACCATCACGTGGCCGGTCGTGTACGGATACCGGTTGAGTACGGCGAACCCGAACGCTCCACGTTCGAGGATCAGCGTCTCCTCATCGTCGCCGGCGGGCAGCCGGCAGAAGAGGCATCCGTCGGCGTCGGGTTCGCCGGCGGTGACGATGTATTCGCTCCTCCAACCGGCCCACAGCATGTCCCAGGGCATGATCGGAGGCTACTCGCTCTTCCCCCCCGAAGACACTGCGAACCCTGGGCTCAGGGGGGTCCCCAGGACCCCTACGAGCCCAGGGTTCGCAGGTTGGTAGCCTCTTGGTACTGCCCGGGTGACGGAACAGGTAGACGTGGCGGACTTAAAATCCGCTGCCCTTCGAGGGCGTGTGGGTTCGAATCCCGCCCCGGGCACCAGGAGGCACCACACATGGCCGACGATCGCGACGACGCCTACTCGCGTGTGGCGCGCCGGTACGACCGCTTCATCGGACCGCTCGTGCGCCGGCTGCGCGGCATCGGCCTCGAGCTGTACCCACCTCGACCGGGGACGGCCGTCCTCGACGTCGGCTGCGGCACAGGGGCGCAGCTCGCCGCATACCAGCAGGCAGGCTGTCATGTGTCGTGTGTCGATCCTTCCTCGGCCATGCTGAGCGTTGCCCGGCGACGGCTCGGCGACGAAGCGGACATCCAGGAAGGAGACGCCACCGCGCTTCCCTACGAGGACGGGACGTTCGACCTCGCCACGATCTCGTTCGTGCTGCACGAGCTGCCTTCCGTGGACCGTGCGGCAATCATGGGGGAGATGCGAAGGGTCCTCAAGCCCGAAGGGCGTATCCTGGTCGTCGACTTCTTGCCGGGCCCCTACCGAGGGCTCAAGGCGCTCCTCGTGCGGTTCGGGATCGTCGCCATCGAGTTCGCTGCCGGACGTGACCACTGGCGCAACCATCGGGACTTCCTCGCTCGCGGGGCCCTGGCGGCGCTGGCCGACGCGCAGCACCTCTCGGTTCGCGAGCAGCGGGTCGCCGGTGGGGGAACCATCGGCGTGTCTCTGCTGGCTGCCCGCCGGGTCTCCTAGCGCAGTCGGGGATTCAGCGAGTACGTGCCGGTCGTCGAGGCACTTGCCAGGACGTGCCCGTCGATCGCCTCGCGCACGTCCGCTCCGGAGAACGCGCCGTCGACGGCCAGGTGGTGGACGTCGAGCGCATACACGGTGAAGATGTAATGGTGCACGAGTGAGTCGTTCCACGGGGGGCACGGCCCGTCGTAGCCGTAGTAGTCCCCGGCCATGTTCTCGTCGCCGGCGAACCAGTTCGTGTAGTCGTTGATGCCGTGGCGACCGAACGGCGCCGTCTCCTCCTTGCCGCGAGGAACGACACCATCGGAGCAGGAGCCCTCGGCAATCCCATCCATGGTCGGGTCGATGTCGACGAGGACCCAGTGGAAGAAGTTGGTGCGCGGAAGGTCCGGTGGCACCTCACGGCCCTCCTTGTTGACGTCGTCGGGCTTGGTCGGGACGACGGGGTCGTGGCAGATCAACGCCAGCGACTGCGTTCCCTCCGGAAGATCCGTCCAGGTCAGCGCCGGATTCCGGTTCGGTCCGAATGTCGCGTGCGTGTCGGGATCCGGCACGCAGAAGGCAAGATCGCCGGGGATCGGATGACCGTCTTTGAAATTCGAACTACTCAATCGCATGAGATCACCTCCATGTCGGAGGCTAGCGCCGTCACCCTCAACGAGCCTGATCCTGCGAACCCAGGGCTCAGGGGTGCGCTGAGCGCAACTGCGAGCCCTGGGTTCGCAGGATCTTGATGGCTTCGACGACGAGGAAGATCGGGATCGCGACGGCGAGCATGAGCAGCCAGTCCTCCCAGCGAAGCGGAACGGTGTGGAGCACCTTCTGCAGGAACGGAACGTAGACGGCCGCCACCTGTGAGCCGACGGTGATCACCCAGGCGCCGAGCACCCACGGGTTCGTCCAGAAGCCGATCCTGTGCAGGGGTCGGCGCAGCGACCGGAAGTTGAAGACGTTCATCTTCTCCAGCAGGATGATGCCGGTGAACGCCACCGTCTGGGCGGTGGCGATCGCCTCGGGGCTGCGCCCCAGCGTCGCGAGATAGTGGTGGAAGAGCCATAGGGTCCCGACGCCGATGTAGCCCCCGAGTCCGAGGAGAAGCGCGGCGCCGGTCTTGTTCAGGATCGGTTCTCTGGCTCCTCTCGGTGGCTGTTCCATGAGATCTTTCGATCCCGGTTCGAGACCGAGGGCGACGGCGGTCATGCCGTCGGTAACGAGGTTCATCCACAGGATCTGGACGGGGAGCAGGATGAGCGGTCCCTTCAGCAGGATGTTGACGAAGACGGCGACGACCTCTCCGGTGTTCGAGGAAAGGAGGTATCGAACGAACTTCTGGATGTTGTCGTACTGGCGACGCCCCTCTTCCACAGCCCCGACGATCGAAGCGAAGTTGTCGTCGGTCAGCACCATGTCGGACGCGGCTTTGGCCACGTCGGTGCCGCGCAGGCCCATCGCGATGCCGATGTCGGCCTTCTTCAGGGCGGGGGCGTCGTTCACGCCGTCGCCCGTCATCGCCACGATGTTTCCCTGGGCCTGGAGGTGGGCGACGATCCGCAGCTTGTGTTCGGGGGTCGTCCGGGCGAACAGGATGTCGTGCGTGAGGAGCTCGTCGAGAGCCCCGTCGTCCATCGTGTCGAGTTCGCCACCGGTCACGGCGCGTTCGACGTGCATGCCGACGTTTCGGCCGATCGCGATCGCCGTCTCCGGTGCGTCGCCGGTGATCATGATCGGGCGGACTCCCGCCTCACGCGCCAATGCAATGGCGGCGGGCACCTCGGGCCGAGGCGGATCGATGATCCCGACGACACCGAGCAACGTCAGGTCGCTCTCGATCTTGTCCTCGTCCAGTTCGATGTTGGTCGGCAACACCCTGCGTGCGAGAGCGAGGGTGCGCAGACCCTGTCCGGCGAGGGACCGGTATGCATCTTCGAAGGTGGTTCGATCGTCATCGGTGAGGTTCCGCTCAGTCGTGCCTTCGAGGATCCGGGTGGCGCGCGAGAGGATCACCTCGGGGGCACCTTTTGTGAAGGCGATGAGCCCTTCAGGCCGGCGTGCCACGACCGTCATGCGCTTGCGGGCCGAGTTGAACGAGAACTCGGTGACACCCGCGTCGCCGTCGTCCGAAGCCTGCCAGGCCTTGTATGCGGCAACGACGAGGGCCGCCTCGGTCGGTTCACCGACCTGTCGCCACCCGGTTTCGGTCTTGGTGACTCGGGCGTGGTTGCAGAGCAGGCCGGTTTCGAGGAGGGCGAGCAGGTCCGGTCTGGTCCGGTGGTCGAGCTTCTGCCCGTCGACCGTGAAGTGCCCTTTCGGGTCGTAGCCGACGCCGGTGACCTGCACGGGACCTGCCGGCATCCAGATCCGTGTCACCGTCATCTCGTTCTTGGTCAGGGTTCCGGTCTTGTCCGTACAGATCACCGTCGCCGACCCGAGCGCCTCGGCGGCCTGAAGGCGGCGAAGGAGGGCATGACGTCTGACCATCGCCCTGATCCCGAGTGCGAGGGTGATCGTAACGACTGCGGGGAGACCTTCGGGCACGACGGCGACGGCGAGGGATACACCGGTGAGGAACATCTCGAGGAGGGGTTTGCCCAGCAAGACGCCCACGAGGGCGACGGCGGCGGAGATGGCGATCGAGATGACACCGAGCTGTTTGCCGAGCACCGCCAGCTTACGTTGCAGCGGTGTCGGTTCCTGGCCGAGGCTCTGGGTGAGCTCCGCGATCTTGCCGAATACCGTGGCCATGCCGGTGGCGACGACGACGCCGAGCGCCCTGCCGTTCGTCACATTGGTGCCCATCCACACCATGGGGGTGCGCTCCGCAAGCTGTGTGTCGCCTGGCACGGGGCCCGTGTCCTTGTGCACGGACCCCGACTCGCCGGTGAGTGCCGACTCGTCGACCTTGAGGTTGAGGCTTTCGACCAGGCGGAGGTCGGCGGGGACCTGGTCGCCGATCTCGAGCGTGACGAGATCGCCCGGGACGAGATCGATCCTGTCGATCTCCATCGGTTGTCCGGCCCTGGTCACGCTGCAGGTCGGTGAGAGCATGCTGCGAAGCGCTTCGAGCGCCTGTTCGGCCTTCCACTCCTGAACGAACCCGAGCGCGCCGTTGAGCACAACGATGACAAGGATCGTGACGGCGTCCGCGATTTCGCCGACCGCGAAGGAGACCGCGGCGGCGATGAGGAGGATGATGATGAGCACATCGGTGAACTGGCGTGCAAGCACCTGATATCGGCGTGCGGCGGGGACTTCTCGGATGCGGTTCGCCCCGTGCTGCTCGAGGCGGGCGCCCGCCTCGGCATGGCCGAGGCCATCTCGCTCGTTGGTGTCGAGCCGGGCAACGGCCTCCGTGACAGAGATGGCGTGCCAGTCGGCCGTTGTCCTTGCGTCCATGCGGTGCCGCAGGTTAGTGGTTGTCGACGGCAGCTCGGTGAGGGCCAGATTCCCGCAGCACAGGACGATGGGCCGCTTGACGTGCACACGACGGGCGTTGTGGGCCGAGGGCGACTCGGGGGCTCGAGTACCGTAGAGTCTCCTCTCGTGAACGCTGCCCGTCTCCTCAGAAGAACAGTGGCAATCGGGGCGCTCGGCGCCATCTCGGTCGTGTACTCGGAGGCGCTCTTCTGGGCGCGATGGAGACCCGACGACAGTGTGGGCGGGTATCTGGTCACGTGGGCCGCCTACAGCCTGGTCGCGTACCTCACGCTGACGGCGATCGAACACTTCGGCGTTCGCGGTGTGCTCGGCATTGCTCTCGCCGGAGCGGTCTTTGGCTGGCTCGTCGAGGGAGCCGTGGCGGTGACTCTCTACGAAGACCTTCCGTGGAGCATCTCGTGGACCCCGCTCGCGTGGCATGGACTGTTCACCGTTGTCTTCGGTTGGTTCCTCGTTCCTCGAGCACTTGCCGCTTGGCCGCTGCGGCGGCTGGTCCGGTGGTCCGTTCTGGTCGGGGCGGTATGGGGTATCTGGGCGATCACCTGGAGAGCGCAAGACGGCTCTTGGACGCCGATCTCGTCGTTTGGCTTCTTTGCGTTCGGCGCGGCCGCGGTGCTTGTCCTGGGGTATGTCCTGTGGCAGCGGGTGTACGTGCCGGTGCGTCCTCAACGCTGGCTGGTTCTTGCCGCGACAACTCTGCTCGCCCTGGCCGCAGCGATCCAGGTGGGAGCGATCGTCGTGGTGCTGCCCGTGCTGGTCGGTGTGGTGGTCGTCGTCATGAAGACCGGGCAGGGGAAGTTCGACGGATCCGAGCTCGTACCTGAGGAGCCCATCCGGCCGTCCGCGTTGACGGCGCCGCCGATCGCCGCAGCGACGGCACTGGTCGTCTACGCGGCGCTGCAGTCCGCGAACGTCGTCTCCAACACCGCTGCGGTGTTCTACCTGCTCACCATGCCGGGGGGCTTCGTCGTTCTGATCGCGGCCATATCACGGGTACTCAAAGGGATGAAGGTGCCCTGAGCGTTCTCTGCCTGGACGCTCATGTGGCGCCTATCATCTGCGAGGATTCAGATGTCCGATCACACACAAGGAATCAAGAAGGACGTCGCAGAGGTCAAGTTCCTCGTTCACGACCTTCGCGTCGAACGGTTCATCGACGAGGTCATCCACTTCCACGTCGGACTGGACACCGATCTGGAGTTGTACGGGATCAAGGACCTCGACCTGCCGACAGGCAAGGACCTCCTCGCCCTCCGAGCGAGAGCCGCCAAGCTGCGTACCGCCTACAACGAATACGGCGACGCGGTGCGGGGCTTTGCGGATCCGTCGGTGGTGCTTGCGGTCGGCAACGAGTACATCCGCTCGATCCACAGTCTCTGCGAACTGATCCTGCATCCTCTCTGGAGCCACATCGAAGAGGCGATGGCTCTCCTTCCCGGCGAATCCAGGACCGTGCGGTCGCGAAGCCACTACCGAAACACGATCCGTTGGCTGTGCGGTGTGTATTACCGGATCGAGCACTTCTGGGCGGAGCTGAGGGATGAAGATGTCAGCGAGGTCTTCGACGTGGCGGGGGACATCGAGGACTACGTGCGCAACGTGGTCTACGGGTATGTGACCGAAAAGAGCTCTGCGCGTGTCGAATTGGAGGTCGGGAGCCTCGACCCTGCCGTCGTGAGCGGCAACCGGTTCAGATTCCGGCGCATGTACTTCAACCTCATCATGAACGCCGTCGATGCGATGGCGGACAAGAAGCTCGGGCTGATTCGCATCGACGAGCGGACCGATGGCGACGAGATCGTGCTGACCGTTCGCGACGACGGATCAGGCATGACCCCTGACAAGGTTCGTCAGCTCCTCACCGATCGCGAGACCCTCGACGGTGAGTTGCACTCGCTCGGATTCGTGTTCGTTCGCCAGACGGTTGCCGACTTCGGCGGACGCGTGTCCATCGACAGTGAACTCGGAGAGGGCACGACGGTCACGGTTCGGCTCCCATACATGAAGGGAGCGGCGATTCCTCCCCGCAGAGGATCCTTCTGCAAGGAGTACGACATCGCGTCGGTCGAAGAGGAGCGGGCGGCGACACATCCTTCCGTGAAGCCGGTTCCGGTCGGCCGGGACACCGAAGGGACGTGCGGATACGAGATCTATTCCGACTACAAGCAGTCGGACTCGGAGTTCCCCGGATGCATCTTTGCGATCGCCATCGCCGAGGACGGGCGTCTCGAGCTGTTTTCACACAAGCCTTATGAACGGTTCTGGAACATCGGACACGAGGATCTGCTGCCGATGTTCTATGAGGCCACGGTGCGCGGGCGTCTCGAGGACGACGACGATCACAATCCGGTTGTGATCCTCAAAGGGCCCCAGAGCATCACGGAGTACTTCGATCTCAAGGAGATCCCCGCGGATGACCGAGGCGCCGAAGAGTTCACGCGGATGGTGCACGATGAGCTGATCCGAATTGCTCGCCGGTTGATCGGCACCGGTCTTCCGGCGGCACTCGAAGTGCAGGTGGCCGGCCTCTCGAAGTTCTTTCCGGAAGTCACCGAGCCCGAACCATTCCCCCTGGCAACACTGGCCGGCCGGCGGCTGACGACCGAAGGCTGAGCCACCTCTTCTCTTCCCCCCTGCGAGGGGAAGGATGAGGTGGACTCGTTCTTCTCTTTCCTTCCCCCTCAGGGGGAAGTGCCGAGTCTTCGAGGCGATGGGGGTGTACCGGGACCGGCGCAGCCGGAGCCAGACCCCTCAGGGGGAAGTGCCGAGTCTTCGAGGCGATGGGGGTGTGTGAAGAGTCTCTACCCCATCGGCCTCGGCCAAAGCTCCGAGGCCACTTCCCCTGCGAGGGGAAGGAAAGAGCCCCATCGACCTCGGCCAAGACCCGGAGGCCACTTCCCCTGCGAGGGGAAGGAAAGAGCCCCATCGGCCTCGGCCAAGACCCGGAGGCCACTTCCCCTGCGAGGGGAAGGAAAGAGCCCCATCGGCCTCGGCCAAAGCTCCGAGGCCGCTGGGGGAGCGGCCTGCTCAGAGCAGATGCTCGTATTGCTCCAACGATTCGGGATTGACGAGAGCGTCCTTGTTGGTGACCGGCTGTCGCGCGAGTGCGCTGCGGACGGCCTTCTCGACCTTCTTGCCGCTGATCGTGTAAGGGATCGCGTCCACGGCGAAGATGTACCTGGGGACGTGGCGCGGGGAGGTCTCGGAGCGGATCCTGTCCCTGATGGCGCGTTCCAGCACGTCGTCGAGGGTCACACCGTCCGCGAGTTTGACGCAGAGGACCACCTCGACGTTGTCGGAGGTCTGATGGCCGACCACGATCGAGTCATCGATCTCCGGCATGGGTTCGACCGCCCGGTAGATCTCGGCCGTTCCGATTCGCACGC is a genomic window of bacterium BMS3Abin02 containing:
- a CDS encoding AP-4-A phosphorylase produces the protein MPWDMLWAGWRSEYIVTAGEPDADGCLFCRLPAGDDEETLILERGAFGFAVLNRYPYTTGHVMVAPYRHIEGPAELNADEQADLWRLLGNAMDAIDTAMHPDGYNLGANLGRVAGAGVPGHFHLHLVPRWSGDANFMTTVGDTRVLPEDLTVTWARLRAASSRARDASPE
- the ubiE_2 gene encoding demethylmenaquinone methyltransferase — protein: MADDRDDAYSRVARRYDRFIGPLVRRLRGIGLELYPPRPGTAVLDVGCGTGAQLAAYQQAGCHVSCVDPSSAMLSVARRRLGDEADIQEGDATALPYEDGTFDLATISFVLHELPSVDRAAIMGEMRRVLKPEGRILVVDFLPGPYRGLKALLVRFGIVAIEFAAGRDHWRNHRDFLARGALAALADAQHLSVREQRVAGGGTIGVSLLAARRVS
- a CDS encoding putative kinase inhibitor protein; the protein is MRLSSSNFKDGHPIPGDLAFCVPDPDTHATFGPNRNPALTWTDLPEGTQSLALICHDPVVPTKPDDVNKEGREVPPDLPRTNFFHWVLVDIDPTMDGIAEGSCSDGVVPRGKEETAPFGRHGINDYTNWFAGDENMAGDYYGYDGPCPPWNDSLVHHYIFTVYALDVHHLAVDGAFSGADVREAIDGHVLASASTTGTYSLNPRLR
- a CDS encoding calcium-transporting ATPase 1; translated protein: MHVKRPIVLCCGNLALTELPSTTTNLRHRMDARTTADWHAISVTEAVARLDTNERDGLGHAEAGARLEQHGANRIREVPAARRYQVLARQFTDVLIIILLIAAAVSFAVGEIADAVTILVIVVLNGALGFVQEWKAEQALEALRSMLSPTCSVTRAGQPMEIDRIDLVPGDLVTLEIGDQVPADLRLVESLNLKVDESALTGESGSVHKDTGPVPGDTQLAERTPMVWMGTNVTNGRALGVVVATGMATVFGKIAELTQSLGQEPTPLQRKLAVLGKQLGVISIAISAAVALVGVLLGKPLLEMFLTGVSLAVAVVPEGLPAVVTITLALGIRAMVRRHALLRRLQAAEALGSATVICTDKTGTLTKNEMTVTRIWMPAGPVQVTGVGYDPKGHFTVDGQKLDHRTRPDLLALLETGLLCNHARVTKTETGWRQVGEPTEAALVVAAYKAWQASDDGDAGVTEFSFNSARKRMTVVARRPEGLIAFTKGAPEVILSRATRILEGTTERNLTDDDRTTFEDAYRSLAGQGLRTLALARRVLPTNIELDEDKIESDLTLLGVVGIIDPPRPEVPAAIALAREAGVRPIMITGDAPETAIAIGRNVGMHVERAVTGGELDTMDDGALDELLTHDILFARTTPEHKLRIVAHLQAQGNIVAMTGDGVNDAPALKKADIGIAMGLRGTDVAKAASDMVLTDDNFASIVGAVEEGRRQYDNIQKFVRYLLSSNTGEVVAVFVNILLKGPLILLPVQILWMNLVTDGMTAVALGLEPGSKDLMEQPPRGAREPILNKTGAALLLGLGGYIGVGTLWLFHHYLATLGRSPEAIATAQTVAFTGIILLEKMNVFNFRSLRRPLHRIGFWTNPWVLGAWVITVGSQVAAVYVPFLQKVLHTVPLRWEDWLLMLAVAIPIFLVVEAIKILRTQGSQLRSAHP
- the dctB gene encoding C4-dicarboxylate transport sensor protein DctB, translating into MSDHTQGIKKDVAEVKFLVHDLRVERFIDEVIHFHVGLDTDLELYGIKDLDLPTGKDLLALRARAAKLRTAYNEYGDAVRGFADPSVVLAVGNEYIRSIHSLCELILHPLWSHIEEAMALLPGESRTVRSRSHYRNTIRWLCGVYYRIEHFWAELRDEDVSEVFDVAGDIEDYVRNVVYGYVTEKSSARVELEVGSLDPAVVSGNRFRFRRMYFNLIMNAVDAMADKKLGLIRIDERTDGDEIVLTVRDDGSGMTPDKVRQLLTDRETLDGELHSLGFVFVRQTVADFGGRVSIDSELGEGTTVTVRLPYMKGAAIPPRRGSFCKEYDIASVEEERAATHPSVKPVPVGRDTEGTCGYEIYSDYKQSDSEFPGCIFAIAIAEDGRLELFSHKPYERFWNIGHEDLLPMFYEATVRGRLEDDDDHNPVVILKGPQSITEYFDLKEIPADDRGAEEFTRMVHDELIRIARRLIGTGLPAALEVQVAGLSKFFPEVTEPEPFPLATLAGRRLTTEG